Proteins encoded within one genomic window of Desulfonatronovibrio magnus:
- a CDS encoding type II toxin-antitoxin system HicB family antitoxin, giving the protein MMNQDFYVVIEKDEDGYFVGEVPALRGCYSQGKTIEELMQNMKEAIEMCQLSPVTISSHQGKNL; this is encoded by the coding sequence ATCATGAACCAAGATTTTTATGTGGTAATAGAAAAAGATGAGGATGGATATTTTGTAGGTGAAGTTCCAGCTCTCAGAGGATGTTATTCTCAGGGAAAGACCATTGAGGAGCTGATGCAGAATATGAAGGAAGCTATTGAGATGTGCCAGTTATCTCCCGTTACAATCTCATCTCATCAAGGAAAAAATTTATAA
- a CDS encoding Rpn family recombination-promoting nuclease/putative transposase, whose protein sequence is MSTPNVHDSTIKYFLSDRLNAISLLKSMLPEKIVKQLDFNKIYYEKDSFLPKSLQSYYSDLVVSVPTKCGSYVAKVFFLLEHKSTFKKNTPLQFLRYILEFWEQYQKNTGETRLPVIIPILIAHPEEGWKPTKLSDLVNLPSDDFKIFIPDFNFLLYDAVNDDPEDYDFDETLKALFTIWRYSGSPEFMKGVKRAFQLIKKVDPKARLLDFLQLILHYLELTRDEKEYIDIKQIAETEIDEGEVYMGTIAEMFRREGDERTKSEYENKIKEYENKINVLKNEWFGQAKLESSQETLIDVATEAYGPLPEMLLEKIKSIQTLENLRALNRKVIRTQSLEEFSELVNRAAQ, encoded by the coding sequence ATGAGCACACCAAATGTTCACGACAGCACCATCAAGTACTTTTTGTCGGACCGGCTGAATGCCATCAGCTTATTAAAATCAATGCTCCCTGAAAAAATTGTGAAACAGCTTGATTTTAATAAGATTTACTACGAGAAGGATTCATTTCTGCCCAAGAGTCTGCAAAGCTACTATTCCGACCTGGTCGTCAGCGTGCCGACCAAATGCGGTTCATATGTAGCCAAGGTGTTTTTTCTTCTGGAGCACAAAAGTACTTTTAAGAAGAATACCCCGCTGCAGTTCTTGAGGTATATCCTTGAGTTCTGGGAGCAATACCAGAAAAATACTGGTGAAACCAGATTACCGGTCATTATCCCCATATTGATAGCTCATCCAGAAGAGGGTTGGAAGCCCACCAAATTGTCAGACCTGGTTAATCTGCCCTCTGATGATTTCAAAATTTTCATTCCTGACTTTAACTTTTTGCTGTATGATGCAGTAAATGATGACCCAGAAGACTACGATTTTGATGAAACTTTAAAAGCTCTTTTTACCATCTGGCGGTATTCTGGGTCTCCAGAATTCATGAAAGGGGTCAAAAGAGCCTTTCAGTTGATAAAAAAGGTTGATCCTAAAGCGCGTTTGCTGGATTTTTTGCAATTGATTTTGCATTATCTGGAGTTAACCAGGGACGAAAAGGAATACATAGACATAAAACAGATTGCCGAAACTGAGATAGACGAAGGGGAGGTATATATGGGAACCATAGCTGAAATGTTTAGAAGAGAAGGGGATGAGAGGACGAAGTCAGAGTATGAAAATAAAATTAAAGAGTATGAAAATAAAATTAATGTGTTGAAAAATGAATGGTTTGGTCAGGCTAAACTTGAGAGCTCCCAAGAAACCCTTATAGATGTCGCCACAGAAGCTTATGGTCCTCTACCTGAAATGCTCCTCGAGAAAATTAAATCC
- a CDS encoding type II toxin-antitoxin system RelE family toxin produces MKTSYKKKFLKDVNKLPDHIKQGILDIAFKQIPEIENIQDFSNLKKLTGFKNFYRIRYSDYRIGIAVQQDKTVFLRVLHRKDIYKFFP; encoded by the coding sequence GTGAAAACTTCCTACAAGAAAAAATTCCTGAAGGATGTCAACAAACTGCCGGACCATATTAAACAAGGAATTCTGGATATTGCTTTCAAACAGATTCCTGAAATAGAGAACATCCAAGACTTCAGTAATTTGAAGAAATTAACAGGATTTAAGAATTTCTACAGGATACGCTACTCGGATTATCGAATAGGAATTGCTGTTCAGCAAGATAAGACTGTATTCCTTAGAGTGTTGCACAGGAAGGACATTTATAAATTTTTTCCTTGA